The Coffea arabica cultivar ET-39 chromosome 9c, Coffea Arabica ET-39 HiFi, whole genome shotgun sequence nucleotide sequence ACATTATTCAATGTGCGTACATAATGTCATCACAAAGAAAAGTGAGTGTAGCTCAAGGATTCCAATTTGAAATAAGCAAGGATACTGGGTTTTCATTGAAACAGAGCCATGAGTTTATGGGAAAGGAGGCAGGTGGGATGGGTAATATGGGATATACTCGAGATGATGTTAAACGATATCTTCGAATGAGACGGGAAAGGAGCTTGAAATATGGAGAAGCAGGTAGCATGTTGAATTATTTTCAAGAGTAAACACTCGAGAATCCATCCTTTTTCAATGCCGTACAACTAGATTGTGAAGAACAGATAACGAATATCTTTTGGGTGATGTAGGAATGTTAATTGACTACAACTTTTTTAGAGACATAGTCACATTCGACACAAcctacaaaataaataaagaatacCGGCAACTTGGAGTATTTGTGGGTTTCAACCAACATAAGCAAATTGTGATATTCGGTGCTGCCCTTATGTATGATGAGACGATAGATTCTTTCAAGTGGGTGTTTGGTATATTTCTAGAAGTAATGTGCGGAAAGCATTCAAGTATCATACGAACTGACCAAGATCACGCCATGGTAGCCGCTCTTTCACTTGTCATGCGCCAAATGTTTCACGGTCTATGTACGTTTCACATAAGACGTAATTTTATGAAATATTTTAGCAATCATTACAAGAAAAGTAGTGACCTTCCATACATGTTTGGTGCCTACATGTATGAGATTGAAGAAATAGAATAATTCAACAGGGTGTGGGAGGCGATGGTGCAGAAACACAatcttgaaaataatgaatGACTTTTCGGGTTGTATCGAATTCGCGATAAGTGAACAAGATGTATGATGAAAGAAAGATGGACCACGGAAATGCGAAGCACGCAACTTAGCGAAAGCCTAAATGCAGCAattaaaaatcatttaaaactgGATCACGACCTTATGCAGTTCTTTAGACATTTTAATCGGGTGGTTGATGATAAAAGATATAATGAACTCATCGCAGAATATGAAATGAGGCAAAAGCTCTCCATGGTTGGGTTGAGTCAAACACCTATACTTGTGCATGCTGCAGAGACATATTCACCAACTGTATTTGTTGCATTGTAAAATGAATATGGCAAGTCAACAGCTATGGTTATATTGAAACAACAAGATGCAGGGATGTTTGTGGAGTTTTTTGTCATGAGATATGATGGAGGACCTGAAAGAATAGTAGTATTCAATCGAAATGATCTAAGTGTACGTTGTAGTTGTAAAAAATACGAGACTGAAGGAATTTTGTGTGGGCACGCGTTGAAGGTGTTTGATACCGTAAgcataaaaataatttcttctgaATACGTTAAGAGATGATGGACAAAAAGAGCTCGAGTTGGAGACTGTTTTGATTGGCGAGAACGGAAAATTGTGGCTAATCCAAAAGCAATCATTTCAACTCTTTTTCGGGAGTTCGCTCCAGCTATGATTAAAGTCCCAATTCGAGCAGCAATGTCGGAAGACACCAACAAAGTAGTAATCACCGTCATATCCAATTTGGCAAAGAGAGTTGAGTTCCTCTTCTCAGAAAACGAAGAGCAACtttcaaaaaatcataaaaatttgaATGTAGAGGAAcgtgataaaattgaaattataaATGAAATGGGAGAGGCAGTAGTCTCAAAAGGCATTAAAAAATGAGCCGATGGGAAGAGAAATAGAGTGATGCAAAGTTGGGTCGATAAATTTGACagagtaaaa carries:
- the LOC140014217 gene encoding protein FAR1-RELATED SEQUENCE 5-like, with translation MEFNSEEDAYKFYKKYAFKIDFSVRKDYLNKNKDGVTMSRRCSCCKEGVKRKYECDVMPKRTRKPTKIGCGAKIVIVLLRGTMKYRVHDLILEHNHELHIIQCAYIMSSQRKVSVAQGFQFEISKDTGFSLKQSHEFMGKEAGGMGNMGYTRDDVKRYLRMRRERSLKYGEAGMLIDYNFFRDIVTFDTTYKINKEYRQLGVFVGFNQHKQIVIFGAALMYDETIDSFKWVFGIFLEVMCGKHSSIIRTDQDHAMFFRHFNRVVDDKRYNELIAEYEMRQKLSMVGLSQTPILVHAAETYSPTVFVAL